One genomic region from Torulaspora delbrueckii CBS 1146 chromosome 4, complete genome encodes:
- the RER2 gene encoding ditrans,polycis-polyprenyl diphosphate synthase (similar to Saccharomyces cerevisiae RER2 (YBR002C); ancestral locus Anc_3.203) yields the protein MMDGGSTIPGYSVALEWVKNLFSRTIKSSNCVPKHIGFVMDGNRRYARKNEIEIKEGHEAGFSSLSQVLELCYEAGVDTATVFAFSIENFRRTPSEVDHLMRLAREKIRQITQHGEIAEKYGVRIRVIGDVSRLHKSVYDDIVATTELTKSNTRATLNICFPYTSREEMLHSIKDVIAGGKKSGEINEASIERSLYTGDDPPLDLLIRTSGVTRLSDFLLWQVSERGVVIELFDCLWPEFGPMKMAWALLKFAFRKTFSDKENELEDDDGVLENQDDLYIKKTL from the coding sequence ATGATGGACGGAGGTAGCACGATCCCAGGATACTCAGTTGCATTAGAATGGGTGAAAAACCTCTTTTCCCGTACGATTAAATCATCCAACTGTGTCCCCAAGCATATTGGGTTTGTCATGGATGGTAACAGGAGATATGCTCGAAAGAATGAAATCGAGATCAAAGAGGGACACGAAGCTGGGTTCTCAAGTTTAAGTCAAGTTTTAGAGCTCTGTTATGAAGCAGGTGTGGATACAGCGACAGTGTTTGCATTTTCGATAGAAAACTTTAGGAGGACCCCTTCTGAAGTGGATCATCTCATGAGGTTGGCTCGTGAGAAGATTCGTCAAATTACACAACATGGTGAGATTGCTGAAAAATATGGAGTACGAATTAGAGTTATTGGAGACGTTTCAAGACTTCATAAGAGTGTTTATGATGATATTGTGGCTACCACGGAGCTGACAAAAAGTAATACAAGGGCAACACTCAATATCTGTTTCCCTTACACTAGCAGGGAAGAGATGCTGCATTCGATAAAAGATGTGATAGCAGGCGGAAAGAAAAGCGGTGAGATAAATGAGGCCTCTATCGAAAGAAGTCTTTATACTGGCGATGATCCACCACTGGATTTACTCATACGGACAAGCGGTGTCACTCGTTTAAGTGACTTTTTACTATGGCAAGTTAGTGAGAGAGGCGTAGTAATCGAGTTATTTGACTGTCTTTGGCCTGAATTTGGTCCTATGAAGATGGCATGGGCATTGTTAAAATTTGCCTTTAGGAAAACGTTTTCCGATAAAGAGAATGAATTGGAGGATGACGATGGAGTTTTAGAGAATCAAGATGATCTATATATCAAGAAAACACTGTAG
- the GPI18 gene encoding GPI-anchor transamidase GPI18 (similar to Saccharomyces cerevisiae GPI18 (YBR004C); ancestral locus Anc_3.201), with translation MIVRTSLVFVVSRLVLYGLIFLAPEGQFDTSTELTLNRLVADGSEDYWNRHLWNKLLSWDAVFFIKGMTSEDGIPEFEHEYAFSPLWIRFVRLCAGNNELYDVLKVGVLLENVLFFLSSIVLYYLTRRLFSQSNRESFYAKRLAGISTDLFIFTSASGFLTGIYSEPLSFALAFSGMLCRELSVEVTIPSGLDCMWSKWPLYILSSMCFSFATLNRPNCVLLGIYYIFDLLQLAKDKKVLKAVAFPLLAGVFLFICCVYQHYILPFDTFCPQRGGWCETQLSASLPFTSVNFYNHIQDHYWNVGFLKYWAINNIPNFLLAMPNIVVLLYSTIYFSKIYPHYRLKPLIIITQALLIMLIFFAHVQIINRVSSFIPLHLWYMADRILKTSYKQDDTRPIGDDKIVKAYIYWLALWIPLQTVLFACFLPPA, from the coding sequence ATGATCGTAAGGACCTCCTTGGTTTTTGTGGTTTCTCGCTTAGTGCTGTATGGActgatcttcttggcacCGGAAGGTCAATTTGACACATCCACTGAACTAACATTGAACAGATTAGTGGCTGATGGAAGTGAAGATTATTGGAATCGTCATCTTTGGAACAAACTGCTCTCGTGGGATGCCGTATTCTTTATCAAGGGTATGACATCGGAGGATGGCATCCCAGAGTTTGAACATGAATACGCGTTCTCTCCATTGTGGATCAGATTTGTTAGACTTTGTGCGGGAAATAATGAACTTTATGACGTGCTGAAAGTTGGTGTGCTGTTGGAGAACGTCTTGTTTTTCCTTTCTAGCATCGTTCTTTATTATTTGACCAGAAGACTCTTTTCACAGAGTAATAGGGAATCCTTCTACGCTAAGAGATTAGCTGGAATATCGACGGATTTATTTATATTCACTAGTGCTTCAGGGTTTCTCACTGGGATTTATTCCGAACCGCTTTCCTTTGCATTGGCATTCTCCGGTATGCTCTGCCGTGAGTTGTCCGTTGAGGTTACAATCCCAAGTGGGCTCGATTGTATGTGGTCCAAGTGGCCACTTTATATTTTGTCCTCAATGTGCTTCAGTTTTGCGACACTGAATAGACCAAATTGCGTTCTGCTGGGTATTTATTACATTTTTGATTTACTACAGTTGGCGAAAGACAAAAAAGTCTTAAAGGCAGTTGCATTCCCACTACTGGCTGGAGTTTTCCTGTTCATCTGTTGTGTTTATCAGCATTATATCTTGCCTTTTGATACTTTTTGCCCGCAGAGAGGCGGTTGGTGTGAAACGCAGTTATCTGCTAGCCTTCCATTCACATCTGTGAATTTTTACAATCACATACAAGATCATTATTGGAATGTTGGgtttttgaaatattgggCAATTAATAACATCCCAAATTTTCTGCTTGCCATGCCAAATATCGTGGTTCTTCTCTACTCAACGATATATTTCTCGAAGATTTATCCCCACTATAGATTGAAACCGCTTATCATTATTACACAGGCCTTATTAATCATGCTAATCTTCTTTGCACATGTCCAGATCATAAATAGAGTTTCGTCATTCATCCCTCTTCACCTCTGGTACATGGCTGATAGAATATTGAAGACATCATACAAACAAGATGATACGCGTCCTATAGGTGATGACAAAATTGTCAAAGCATATATCTACTGGTTAGCATTGTGGATTCCTTTGCAGACAGTGCTGTTTGCATGTTTTTTACCTCCAGCATAA
- the RCR1 gene encoding Rcr1p (similar to Saccharomyces cerevisiae RCR1 (YBR005W) and RCR2 (YDR003W); ancestral locus Anc_3.200), producing the protein MSPISPLRKEDGLVARYVFANDYNTGSGWVWGRWILFVIFVVFILGLGLTTLRVNKRRRHLGQAPIRGTAWMTPPSYRQSQRQYNGNPATTEDYVPQYTATANDQDLGYYDERGEFHLKSDGQPMPTVVREAGSDSSDSLERPGAAVTRDSLSTDIDEQDFRRYRPTTAPPASTSDSQQGVERRASEDPVELQSITVPEKAKGRNN; encoded by the coding sequence ATGAGCCCGATCAGTCCGTTAAGGAAAGAAGATGGTTTGGTTGCTAGATATGTCTTTGCGAATGATTACAATACTGGTTCAGGATGGGTATGGGGCAGATGGATTCTATTTGTCATATTCGTGGTCTTTATACTAGGGTTAGGCCTGACCACTTTAAGAGTGAATAAGAGAAGGCGTCATCTGGGACAAGCTCCCATTAGAGGTACAGCTTGGATGACTCCTCCTTCGTATCGACAGTCACAGAGACAGTACAATGGTAACCCTGCGACCACAGAGGATTACGTTCCTCAGTATACTGCAACGGCGAACGACCAGGATTTGGGTTACTACGATGAACGAGGAGAGTTTCATTTGAAATCCGATGGACAGCCTATGCCGACCGTGGTCCGTGAGGCAGGGTCTGATTCTTCTGATTCACTTGAGAGACCTGGTGCGGCAGTTACCAGAGACTCTCTTTCGACGGATATCGATGAACAAGATTTTAGGAGGTATAGACCCACTACAGCTCCACCAGCAAGTACATCGGACAGTCAGCAGGGGGTTGAGAGAAGGGCAAGTGAAGACCCTGTTGAATTGCAGTCCATAACGGTTCCCGAGAAAGCTAAGGGTCGTAACAATTAG
- the YRB1 gene encoding Ran GTPase-binding protein YRB1 (similar to Saccharomyces cerevisiae YRB1 (YDR002W); ancestral locus Anc_3.204), with the protein MSETTETKHNVEASKEVESAPKPPTSSVFSMFGGKKNEETAKKEGESESKEEKVEKKNEDDESPESPDVHFEPIVHLEKVDVKTMEEDEEVLHKVRAKLFRFDADAKEWKERGTGDVKFLKNKSSGKVRLLMRRDKTLKVCANHIIAPDYVLKPNVGSDRSWVYACTADVSEGEPEAFTFAIRFGSKENADKFKEEFEKAQQLNKKD; encoded by the coding sequence ATGTCTGAAACTACTGAGACCAAGCACAATGTGGAGGCTTCCAAAGAGGTAGAAAGCGCACCAAAGCCTCCAACTTCGTCTGTGTTCTCCATGTTTGGTGGcaagaaaaatgaagaGACCGCTAAGAAGGAAGGAGAAAGTGAGTCCAAGGAAGAGAAGGtcgagaagaagaacgaagatgatgaatctcCAGAGTCTCCAGATGTTCATTTCGAACCAATTGTTCATTTGGAAAAAGTCGATGTCAAGACCAtggaagaggatgaagaagtacTACACAAAGTTAGAGCCAAGTTGTTCAGATTTGACGCTGATGCTAAGGAATGGAAGGAGAGAGGTACAGGTgatgtcaaatttttgaagaataagTCCAGCGGTAAAGTTAGACTCTTGATGAGAAGAGATAAGACTCTAAAGGTCTGTGCAAACCACATCATCGCACCTGATTACGTCTTGAAGCCAAACGTAGGCTCCGATAGATCATGGGTGTACGCTTGTACTGCTGATGTTTCCGAAGGTGAGCCTGAAGCTTTCACCTTTGCCATTAGATTCGGCTCCAAGGAAAATGCTGATAAATTCAaggaagagtttgaaaaggCTCAACAGTTGAATAAGAAGGATTAA
- the RAD57 gene encoding putative DNA-dependent ATPase RAD57 (similar to Saccharomyces cerevisiae RAD57 (YDR004W); ancestral locus Anc_3.198), producing the protein MDLYDELPWSELLYDEEFTALLDATKQHQVSVVELLTVNAKELARILQRSINEVSKFQEVLSLEFNKQLTQSKPSLTAEIEDPKSFSTTDVSIDDALGGGIHTHGITEIFGESSTGKSQLLMQLSLAVQLPPKLGGLGGKCVYITTEGDLPTQRLQEMIASRPEFKENGVSQDNIFTVSCNDLVNQEHILNVQLPILLENHEGAIKLVIIDSISHHLRVELESKSFKDFQGNKFYIDQMAEGLLNLARKHLLAIVVANQVGDKPLSDRVDTCRQDVDNYEYQLGWMVGWKDSTILYRQKYNEPRATISNNNEKISRDLESILSDDDDARLIEQELIKVTKMSNKPPAPIDQGNKRKLQEPGNNGGSLAHNRYDKIKKRKMDNQVPNLGLAWANHVATRILTGKTYKASSLIKRGELHLYKGTDPSAFWQVRRTMKVVFSTYAEPSQISFVISRRGIETVSA; encoded by the coding sequence ATGGATCTTTATGATGAGTTGCCTTGGAGTGAGCTGCTTTATGATGAGGAATTTACTGCCTTGCTAGATGCCACCAAACAACATCAGGTCTCAGTCGTGGAACTCCTTACAGTGAATGCCAAAGAACTAGCAAGGATTTTACAACGTTCAATTAATGAAGTGTCCAAGTTTCAAGAGGTTTTGTCTTTAGAATTCAACAAGCAGCTCACTCAATCGAAACCCAGCCTCACCgcagaaattgaagatcctaaatctttctcaacaacGGATGTGAGCATCGATGATGCTCTAGGTGGGGGTATCCATACTCATGGGATTACTGAGATTTTTGGGGAAAGCTCAACTGGTAAATCACAACTATTGATGCAGCTTAGTCTTGCTGTTCAACTGCCGCCCAAATTAGGAGGTCTCGGGGGTAAATGTGTCTATATCACAACTGAAGGAGACCTCCCCACTCAGAGGTTACAGGAAATGATAGCATCAAGACCTGAGTTCAAGGAGAATGGTGTCAGTCAGGACAACATATTCACAGTCAGTTGTAATGACCTCGTAAATCAAGAGCATATTCTGAATGTGCAACTGCCTATTCTGTTGGAAAATCATGAAGGTGCTATTAAGCTTGTAATAATTGACTCCATCTCTCATCATTTGCGCGTAGAGCTGGAGAGTAAGTCGTTCAAGGATTTCCAAGGCAACAAGTTTTACATTGACCAGATGGCAGAGGGGCTTTTGAATCTGGCGAGAAAGCATCTATTGGCAATAGTAGTTGCAAATCAAGTTGGTGATAAGCCTTTATCTGACCGAGTTGATACATGCCGCCAGGATGTAGACAACTATGAATATCAGCTAGGCTGGATGGTGGGATGGAAGGACTCGACAATATTATACCGTCAGAAATACAACGAGCCCCGAGCCACAATATCAAATAACAACGAGAAAATCAGTCGTGATTTGGAAAGTATCCTttcagatgatgacgatgcTCGTTTGATTGAGCAGGAATTGATTAAGGTTACAAAAATGTCGAACAAACCGCCGGCTCCCATAGATCAAGGCAATAAGAGGAAGCTTCAGGAGCCCGGTAATAATGGAGGATCGTTGGCACACAACAGATACgacaagatcaagaaaagaaagatgGATAACCAAGTTCCGAACCTTGGACTGGCATGGGCTAATCATGTAGCGACTCGGATCCTTACCGGTAAAACTTACAAAGCATCATCTTTAATCAAAAGAGGCGAACTACATCTTTATAAGGGCACAGATCCCTCAGCGTTCTGGCAGGTACGAAGAACAATGAAGGTCGTATTTTCGACATATGCGGAACCATCACAAATATCATTTGTCATAAGTAGAAGGGGAATAGAGACAGTCTCAGCATAA
- the COQ1 gene encoding trans-hexaprenyltranstransferase (similar to Saccharomyces cerevisiae COQ1 (YBR003W); ancestral locus Anc_3.202), producing the protein MLKRLITGRHHAGQFHRHKSSFAAALAAASRLVTPKIMLSNPVSLVSNEMNTLAKNIMALIGSGHPTLNRVTSYYFEAEGKKVRPLLVLLLSRALAEIPLERRDHLKLDSEDVPEDPVYSKPPHMLLLEQPVRSFSPLHVLHGIKPLNPLTKGPEPLPQATFDHERGILPKQRRLAEIVEMIHTASLLHDDVIDYSDTRRGRPSGNVAFTNKMAVLGGDFLLGRATVSISRLRNPEVVELMSNSIANLVEGEFMQLKNTAVDNDLTTIQHGTKEIPPVSGKLDNKIHDYHVPTDQVQNVSHDQLIETAFEYYLHKTYLKTAALISKSSRAAAILSGADKSVVDQCYDFGKNLGVCFQLVDDMLDFTVAAKDLGKPAGADLELGIATAPVLYAWKEDPSLGPLIQRNFSQSGDVERTAAAVAKFDGVKRTKELAVQYRDKALQNLRNALPDSDARSALEFLTNSILTRRK; encoded by the coding sequence ATGCTGAAGCGCCTCATCACTGGCAGGCATCATGCTGGTCAGTTCCATCGCCATAAGTCGTCATTCGCAGCTGCATTGGCGGCTGCCAGTAGGCTCGTTACACCAAAGATCATGTTGAGCAATCCAGTTTCTCTGGTGTCGAATGAGATGAATACTCTAGCAAAGAATATAATGGCATTGATAGGATCTGGGCACCCAACCCTCAATAGAGTCACCAGCTACTATTTCGAGGCTGAAGGTAAGAAAGTTCGGCCGCTACTGGTGCTACTACTTTCGCGAGCGTTGGCAGAGATCCCGCTTGAACGAAGAGatcatttgaaattggaCTCTGAGGACGTCCCCGAAGACCCAGTTTACTCTAAGCCGCCTCACATGCTATTGCTGGAGCAACCTGTTCGCAGTTTCTCTCCCTTGCACGTTCTGCATGGTATTAAGCCCTTGAATCCATTGACAAAAGGTCCAGAACCACTGCCTCAGGCAACTTTTGATCATGAAAGAGGCATTCTACCAAAACAAAGAAGGCTAGCAGAGATTGTTGAAATGATTCACACGGCTTCTTTGTTACACGACGATGTCATTGACTACTCAGATACCAGAAGAGGCAGACCAAGCGGCAATGTAGCTTTCACAAATAAGATGGCTGTGCTTGGTGGTGATTTTCTACTTGGTAGGGCAACAGTGTCGATCTCAAGATTAAGAAACCCTGAAGTTGTTGAGCTGATGTCCAATAGTATTGCCAACCTTGTCGAAGGTGAGTTtatgcaattgaagaatactGCAGTCGACAACGATTTAACAACAATCCAGCATGGAACAAAGGAAATTCCCCCAGTGTCAGGCAAGCTGGACAATAAAATACACGACTATCATGTACCAACGGATCAAGTACAGAATGTTTCTCacgatcaattgattgaaacAGCCTTCGAGTACTACTTGCACAAGACTTACTTGAAGACAGCTGCACTAATTTCCAAGTCAAGTCGGGCTGCGGCTATCTTGTCTGGGGCAGACAAAAGCGTTGTCGATCAATGTTACGACTTTGGTAAGAACCTTGGTGTTTGTTTTCAACTCGTTGATGATATGCTGGATTTCACGGTTGCCGCAAAAGACTTGGGTAAACCCGCCGGAGCAGATCTGGAACTAGGGATTGCGACCGCTCCAGTTCTATACGCTTGGAAGGAAGATCCATCACTCGGGCCTCTCATCCAACGTAACTTCTCGCAATCAGGTGATGTGGAAAGGACCGCTGCAGCAGTAGCAAAGTTTGATGGAGTCAAAAGAACCAAAGAACTCGCAGTACAGTACAGAGACAAGGCGTTGCAAAACTTACGTAATGCGCTACCAGATTCAGATGCTCGCTCGGCGTTAGAGTTCCTGACCAACAGCATTTTAACGAGACGGAAATAG
- the UGA2 gene encoding succinate-semialdehyde dehydrogenase (NAD(P)(+)) (similar to Saccharomyces cerevisiae UGA2 (YBR006W); ancestral locus Anc_3.199) has protein sequence MCAKPVLKNKELLRDAAYVNGQWVNESKEYFEVTDPATGEVIAKLPEQPVSAVEEAIDVAYESFKTFKNTSSRQRATWLRNIYDLIMENQDDLAKILTWENGKALAEAQGEVKYGASYFQWFAEEAVRSYGVTIQPTVPSNRAFTIRQPVGVCGMICPWNFPNAMITRKVAPALAAGCTVVLKPDSQTPLSALALAYLIEKAGVPKGVFNLVLSHAKTPEFGLKLCESPKVKKITFTGSTNVGKILMKQSASTMKKLSFELGGNAPFIVFNDADLDQAVEQAIACKFRGLGQTCVCANRLYVQSGIIDKFSEKLAAKVNNFVIGHGLDEGTTHGCLISPKAFQKVEDHAQDAIKKGAKTVVQGGPLPEKGEAFYSPVVLSHVPQSAKVAKEETFGPLCPIFSFETLKEVVGYANDTNVGLAAYVFSKNIDTIYTISEALEAGMVSCNTGLFTDASIPFGGVKESGFGREGSLYGIEDYTFIKTVTIGNLPDKI, from the coding sequence ATGTGTGCTAAACCGGttttaaagaacaaagaattACTCAGAGACGCTGCTTATGTGAATGGTCAATGGGTCAATGAAAGtaaagaatattttgaGGTTACTGATCCTGCTACCGGTGAGGTCATTGCCAAATTGCCCGAACAACCAGTTTCTGCTGTAGAAGAGGCCATTGATGTGGCCTACGAGAGTTTTAAGACGTTTAAGAACACAAGTTCAAGGCAGAGAGCAACATGGCTGAGAAACATTTATGACCTTATAATGGAGAATCAGGACGACCTGGCCAAGATTTTAACTTGGGAAAATGGAAAAGCTCTAGCCGAGGCTCAAGGGGAGGTCAAGTACGGAGCATCGTATTTCCAATGGTTTGCAGAGGAAGCTGTTCGTTCTTATGGTGTTACTATTCAGCCAACAGTGCCTTCGAATAGAGCTTTTACTATTAGACAACCTGTTGGTGTTTGTGGTATGATTTGTCCTTGGAATTTTCCTAATGCGATGATCACCAGAAAGGTCGCCCCAGCACTCGCAGCAGGATGCACTGTAGTCCTGAAACCGGACTCTCAGACACCGCTTTCTGCCCTAGCATTGGCATATTTGATCGAAAAGGCTGGAGTTCCCAAAGGCGTTTTCAATTTGGTATTATCTCATGCAAAAACTCCCGAATTCGGTTTGAAATTATGTGAATCTCcaaaggtgaagaagattacTTTCACTGGGTCAACAAATGTGGGGAAAATACTAATGAAACAGTCTGCATCCACCATGAAGAAACTCTCGTTTGAATTGGGCGGTAACGCACCTTTTATTGTGTTTAATGACGCCGATCTCGACCAAGCCGTTGAGCAAGCCATTGCCTGTAAGTTTAGAGGTCTGGGTCAAACTTGTGTCTGCGCCAATAGACTATATGTGCAATCTGGTATTATCGACAAATTCTCAGAGAAATTGGCGGCTAAGGTTAACAACTTTGTTATTGGTCATGGTCTAGACGAAGGAACCACTCATGGCTGTTTAATCAGTCCTAAGgcttttcaaaaagttgagGATCATGCTCAAGACGCTATCAAAAAGGGTGCCAAGACTGTGGTTCAAGGTGGTCCTCTACCAGAAAAGGGTGAAGCATTTTACTCTCCAGTGGTGTTATCGCATGTTCCTCAATCGGCAAAGGTTGCTAAGGAGGAGACCTTTGGTCCATTATGCCCaatcttctcttttgaaacACTAAAGGAAGTCGTAGGGTACGCTAACGATACAAATGTCGGCCTAGCTGCGTATgttttctcaaagaacATCGATACTATCTATACCATCTCAGAAGCATTGGAGGCTGGTATGGTCTCTTGTAACACAGGTTTGTTCACCGATGCATCTATACCATTTGGCGGTGTGAAGGAATCAGGCTTCGGCAGAGAGGGGTCTCTGTATGGTATTGAAGACTacactttcatcaaaacagTTACAATTGGTAACTTGCCCGACAAAATTTAA
- the TDEL0D04170 gene encoding alpha,alpha-trehalase (similar to Saccharomyces cerevisiae NTH2 (YBR001C) and NTH1 (YDR001C); ancestral locus Anc_3.205) gives MSRSPRGSQGSALDFTSPPRSGHLRTPSQTSPLEPVDGFAVPFKKSYRRSRTPSQGSRASVDGPKSDLDINQRPRRMSSLKDFSDPFSDAEIYYGPSTDPRKQKVNHTLNRTRTMSVFGNASDYKKGSQANYHLQRRGSEDDSYLSSKGNRRFFIEDVDKTLDDLLKSEDTDSNFQITIEDTGPKVIKIGTANSNGYKYVNVRGTYMLSNLLQELTIAKSFRRHQIILDEARINENPVSRLERLIANQFWTNLTRRIDLNNIGEIAKDTKIDTPGAQNPRIYVPYNCADQYEFYIQASQMHPSLNLEVEYLPQDITPEYVKSINDTPGLLALAMEEHFDPSTGEKTLIGYPYAVPGGRFNELYGWDSYMMALGLLENNKADVARGMVEHFIFEIEHYGKILNANRSYYLCRSQPPFLTDMALQVYNKTGGKSNPSAVDLVKRAFIAAIKEYKTVWMAHPRLDPETGLSCYHPNGLGVPPETEADHFDSILLSYMEKYSLTREEFVKKYNDGEIKEPALDEFFLHDRGVRESGHDTTYRFEGVCAYLATIDLNSLLYKYELDIADVIEEFFDDDFHDPHDLLVTNSQHWRDLAEKRKQQINKYMWDEKTGFFFDYNVKTKQRTSYESATTFWALWAGVATQEQARDMVEKALPPLEVLGGIVACTEGSRGPISIQRPSRQWDYPYGWAPHQILAWQGLCEYGYVGVATRLAYRWLYIMTKAFVDYNGIVVEKYDATRGTDPHRVDAEYGNQGADFKGVAKEGFGWVNASYVLGLKYMNNHARRALGACIPPVPFFKSLKPSERQLYSL, from the coding sequence ATGAGTCGTTCACCTAGAGGATCTCAAGGATCTGCGCTTGATTTTACATCACCTCCAAGGTCAGGTCATCTCAGAACTCCTTCCCAGACTTCTCCGCTAGAGCCAGTGGATGGATTTGCAGTTCCTTTCAAAAAAAGCTACCGTCGCAGTAGAACTCCTTCTCAAGGTTCTCGTGCATCGGTTGATGGTCCAAAAAGTGACCTTGACATTAATCAACGTCCCAGAAGAATGTCCTCCTTAAAGGACTTCTCTGATCCCTTTTCCGATGCAGAAATATACTATGGTCCATCTACAGATCCAAGAAAGCAGAAGGTTAATCATACACTTAATAGAACTAGAACTATGAGTGTGTTTGGCAATGCATCCGATTACAAAAAGGGTAGTCAGGCTAACtatcatttgcaaagacGTGGGTCAGAAGATGACAGTTACTTGAGTAGTAAAGGTAATCGTCGTTTCTTTATTGAAGATGTAGATAAAACTTTGGATGATTTATTGAAGAGTGAGGATACTGACAGTAATTTCCAAATTACTATTGAGGATACGGGACCCAAAGTCATCAAGATCGGTACTGCGAACTCGAACGGTTACAAATATGTCAACGTCAGAGGCACTTACATGTTGTCTAACCTTTTGCAAGAATTGACTATTGCTAAAAGTTTTAGAAGGCACCAAATTATATTGGACGAAGCGagaatcaatgaaaatCCTGTTAGCAGATTAGAGAGATTGATTGCCAATCAATTTTGGACCAACTtgacaagaagaattgatttAAACAATATCGGTGAAATAGCAAAGGATACTAAGATTGACACACCAGGTGCACAAAATCCAAGAATCTACGTTCCGTACAACTGCGCTGATCAATATGAGTTTTATATTCAGGCTTCTCAAATGCACCCTTCCCTAAATCTAGAAGTCGAATATCTTCCACAGGATATTACCCCAGAATATGTCAAATCCATTAATGACACACCCGGTCTATTGGCGCTGGCTATGGAAGAGCACTTCGATCCTTCCACCGGTGAGAAGACTTTGATCGGCTACCCTTACGCTGTCCCTGGTGGTAGGTTTAATGAGTTGTATGGTTGGGATTCTTACATGATGGCATTAGGATTACTCGAAAATAATAAGGCTGATGTCGCTAGAGGTATGGTCGAGCATTTTATTTTCGAGATCGAACATTATGGGAAAATTTTGAACGCCAACAGGAGTTATTACCTGTGCAGATCTCAACCTCCTTTCCTCACAGATATGGCATTACAAGTGTATAATAAGACTGGTGGTAAGAGTAACCCTAGCGCTGTTGACCTTGTAAAGAGAGCATTCATAGCAGCTATTAAGGAGTACAAGACTGTTTGGATGGCACACCCTAGACTAGATCCGGAAACCGGTCTCTCATGTTATCACCCAAATGGTTTAGGTGTCCCACCTGAGACTGAGGCTGACCATTTTGATTCTATCCTATTGAGTTACATGGAAAAATATAGCCTGACCCGGGAAGAGTTCGTTAAGAAATATAATGACGGAGAGATCAAGGAGCCGGCATTAGACGAATTCTTCTTACATGATCGTGGTGTTAGAGAATCAGGCCATGACACAACTTATAGATTTGAAGGTGTTTGCGCTTACCTTGCCACGATCGACCTCAACTCTCTCCTATACAAGTACGAGTTGGATATCGCtgatgtcattgaagagttttttgACGACGACTTCCATGATCCTCATGACCTTCTCGTAACCAACTCTCAACATTGGAGAGATTTGGCtgaaaagaggaagcagCAAATAAATAAGTACATGTGGGATGAGAAGACCGGTTTCTTTTTTGATTACAATGTCAAAACGAAACAGCGAACTTCGTATGAGTCGGCAACGACATTTTGGGCCCTTTGGGCTGGTGTGGCCACTCAAGAGCAGGCAAGGGACATGGTGGAAAAGGCCTTACCTCCTCTTGAAGTTCTAGGAGGTATCGTTGCATGCACAGAGGGATCAAGAGGACCTATTTCGATTCAGAGACCATCTAGACAGTGGGATTACCCTTATGGATGGGCACCACATCAAATTCTTGCATGGCAAGGCCTTTGTGAATATGGATACGTAGGCGTGGCCACTAGGCTGGCTTACAGGTGGTTGTACATCATGACGAAGGCATTTGTCGATTACAACGGGATAGTTGTAGAGAAATACGATGCCACAAGAGGTACCGATCCTCATAGAGTCGATGCTGAATATGGTAACCAAGGGGCTGATTTCAAAGGTGTTGCTAAGGAAGGTTTTGGGTGGGTTAACGCTAGTTACGTTCTGGGCTTAAAGTATATGAACAATCACGCTAGAAGAGCTTTGGGGGCCTGCATTCCACCTGTtcccttcttcaaaagtttaAAACCATCAGAAAGACAGCTCTATAGTCTTTAG